From the genome of Terriglobales bacterium, one region includes:
- a CDS encoding DHH family phosphoesterase, giving the protein MKVRVFFHDKCFDGTASAALFSRFYSERIRDNATFDYVGLLHRAGSLFDEAAFTGDENVIVDFKYSASPKITWWFDHHQSAFLTPDDHEHFLHSESNKKFYDPDFRSCTKFLATIAENRFGFNPAPVAELIEWADIVDGAQYKDAKTAVEMKEPAMKLTMVVESTQDNNFTPRLIPLLAYKSLADIIEDPLVAPLIPPLLERHEHSVEIMKQRSESKHGTIFFDVMDYDLEGYNKFVPYYLHPDSTYSVGLSKSSFRTKVSVGSNPWTNMRPQDMLNLAVICERYGGGGHARVGAISFEPNQEDQAREAAREIVDELRASVARVEQLSR; this is encoded by the coding sequence TTGAAGGTCCGGGTTTTTTTTCATGACAAGTGTTTCGACGGCACGGCATCTGCCGCGTTGTTTTCCCGCTTTTACTCGGAGCGGATTCGCGACAACGCGACCTTCGACTATGTCGGCCTTCTCCATCGTGCGGGATCGCTCTTCGATGAGGCGGCTTTCACCGGCGACGAAAACGTAATTGTCGACTTCAAGTATTCAGCCTCGCCCAAGATCACTTGGTGGTTCGACCATCATCAGAGTGCCTTCCTTACTCCAGACGATCACGAGCACTTTCTGCATAGTGAGAGTAATAAGAAGTTTTACGATCCAGACTTTAGGTCCTGCACGAAGTTCCTGGCTACCATTGCCGAGAATCGTTTTGGATTCAATCCCGCCCCGGTTGCGGAACTAATTGAGTGGGCCGACATCGTCGACGGCGCGCAATACAAGGACGCAAAGACCGCGGTTGAAATGAAGGAACCGGCCATGAAGCTCACCATGGTTGTGGAGTCGACTCAAGATAACAACTTCACACCGAGGCTGATTCCCTTGCTAGCTTACAAGTCGCTAGCTGACATCATTGAAGATCCTTTGGTAGCGCCGCTAATTCCTCCGCTACTCGAGCGGCACGAACACTCCGTCGAGATTATGAAGCAGCGTTCAGAGAGCAAGCACGGGACGATCTTCTTCGACGTAATGGATTACGATCTCGAAGGCTACAACAAGTTTGTGCCCTACTATCTGCATCCGGATTCCACCTATAGCGTCGGCCTCAGCAAGAGTTCATTTCGCACCAAGGTGTCAGTCGGCTCCAATCCGTGGACGAACATGCGTCCGCAGGACATGCTGAATCTCGCCGTGATCTGCGAACGATATGGTGGTGGAGGTCATGCTCGCGTGGGAGCAATTTCCTTTGAGCCGAATCAGGAAGATCAAGCCCGGGAGGCTGCTCGCGAGATTGTGGACGAGCTGCGCGCCAGCGTAGCGAGAGTTGAACAGCTAAGTCGCTAA
- a CDS encoding Fur family transcriptional regulator: MLQKRIDDQISISRESLREAQDRFHQHLKRVGLKQTEQRDTILLTFLETHEHLSTEQLHQLVRKRDPRIGFTTVYRTLKLLAECGLASEVAFHDGIARYEHQHNRRSHHHMVCTDCGGSVEFFSPEVDRLEQEIGRKHHYETTRHTFQIYGVCEDCRKKTGRRIV; encoded by the coding sequence ATGCTTCAAAAGCGCATTGATGACCAAATATCGATTTCGCGCGAGTCTCTGCGCGAAGCCCAGGACCGGTTTCATCAGCACTTGAAACGAGTTGGTCTGAAGCAGACGGAGCAGCGCGATACCATCCTGCTCACCTTCCTCGAAACTCATGAGCATCTCTCGACTGAGCAGCTTCACCAACTCGTCCGCAAGCGCGATCCACGCATAGGATTTACGACCGTTTACCGCACACTCAAGCTATTGGCGGAATGTGGGCTTGCCAGTGAAGTCGCGTTTCACGATGGCATCGCCCGCTACGAGCACCAGCACAACCGTCGCAGCCACCACCATATGGTCTGTACCGATTGCGGAGGCTCTGTCGAGTTCTTCTCTCCGGAGGTCGATCGGCTAGAGCAGGAGATTGGCCGTAAGCATCATTACGAAACCACGCGTCATACATTCCAAATTTATGGCGTGTGTGAGGACTGTCGCAAGAAGACCGGTCGCCGCATCGTCTAG
- a CDS encoding penicillin acylase family protein → MATTTLAPPRKKTKTRSILLRSLIAAGTLLVLAILALAIWVYSVGRRELPQVDGAIALSGVSSPVSVVRDKLGVPHIRAATYDDLFFAQGFVTAQDRLWQMDISRRYAAGNLAELLGPGLLRHDRQQRYLQIRAACERAVSKLDPQQRHFLEMYAQGVNAFIERTRDHLPLEFKILRYSPAPWRLEDSLLIGANMDQMLNTQYDLELKREKVVRHLNPQEVADLYPATSWRDLPPAKQANPAIDEQPPARRNPDSEEDEEGNEGSPTKTSSLMSAFDPPTCEMCVPGSNNWVVSGAHTASGKPLLSNDMHIEHSIPDIWYEAHLTKGDGQDYDVAGVTLPGLPFVIVGHNRRIAWGFTNLGPDVQDLFVEQFNSAGEVASPNGWQAPEKTHEVIHVKGRPDEIFDVVVTRHGPVITPILKDETRQLALQWTIYDSSTLGIPFLEINSARNWSEFRSAFSKFGGPSQNVVYADIDGHIGYQGTGKIPVRASGDGMLPQSGADAAHDWTGYVPFDQLPSVYDPPSGILATANGRITPDGYPRLLANVWWSPYRTSRIFHLLEQGQKFKPADMQAIQTDITSELERFFSDRFVYAVDHSKNASQRVHQAAEIMRGWDGRMEKNSAAATIAYWSRRNLMRVLLTPKMGEDFANYDWGLSGPALETIITHKLPRWLPQSYASYDDVLVAAVQKTVDSDKAPKDLKTWQWGHQLPVEVQHPLFGSIPGLSRFSGTGSHLQSGSGSTVKQVGTDFGPSERLTVDFSNLDQSTLNIVIGQSGHLLSPHYKDQFPAWYGGSTYQLPFSEAAVNENAEHRLTLQPNR, encoded by the coding sequence ATGGCAACCACGACGCTCGCACCGCCCAGGAAGAAGACGAAGACACGGAGCATCCTTCTGCGTTCGCTCATTGCCGCCGGGACTCTTCTGGTGCTCGCGATATTGGCACTTGCAATCTGGGTTTACTCCGTAGGACGTCGTGAACTTCCCCAAGTGGACGGAGCAATTGCATTGAGCGGGGTCTCGAGTCCAGTTTCAGTAGTACGCGACAAGCTTGGCGTACCGCATATCCGGGCAGCAACTTATGATGATCTCTTCTTCGCTCAAGGCTTTGTTACAGCCCAAGATCGTCTGTGGCAAATGGACATCTCCCGCCGCTACGCTGCGGGAAACCTTGCCGAACTTCTTGGCCCGGGCCTGCTGAGACACGATCGCCAGCAACGATACCTTCAAATCCGCGCGGCCTGCGAAAGAGCTGTGAGTAAGCTCGACCCGCAACAACGTCACTTCCTCGAAATGTACGCGCAGGGAGTGAATGCATTTATCGAGCGCACGCGAGACCACCTGCCGCTGGAATTCAAAATTCTGCGCTACTCACCTGCTCCATGGCGGCTCGAAGATTCACTCTTGATCGGCGCCAATATGGATCAGATGCTGAATACGCAGTACGACCTCGAGCTTAAGCGGGAGAAAGTTGTGCGTCACCTCAACCCTCAAGAAGTCGCTGATCTCTATCCCGCTACCTCCTGGCGCGACCTGCCGCCGGCAAAACAGGCGAATCCAGCGATTGACGAGCAGCCACCAGCCAGGCGAAATCCCGATTCGGAAGAGGACGAGGAAGGGAACGAGGGTTCCCCGACAAAAACCTCCTCATTGATGTCCGCATTCGATCCACCTACCTGCGAAATGTGCGTTCCGGGATCGAACAACTGGGTGGTATCTGGCGCGCACACCGCAAGCGGAAAGCCTCTGCTCTCAAACGACATGCACATCGAGCACTCCATTCCGGATATCTGGTATGAGGCTCATTTGACCAAAGGCGATGGTCAGGACTATGACGTCGCCGGTGTTACCCTGCCGGGTCTGCCGTTCGTTATTGTGGGGCACAATCGACGCATCGCATGGGGATTTACCAACCTCGGACCCGATGTACAAGACCTTTTTGTTGAACAATTCAACTCTGCCGGAGAAGTGGCTTCGCCGAATGGCTGGCAAGCTCCGGAGAAGACGCATGAAGTGATTCACGTTAAGGGAAGACCGGATGAAATCTTTGACGTTGTCGTGACGCGGCATGGTCCGGTAATCACGCCTATCCTGAAGGACGAGACTCGACAGCTCGCGCTTCAGTGGACTATCTATGACTCCAGCACGCTGGGAATTCCCTTTTTGGAAATTAACTCGGCGCGAAACTGGTCCGAATTCCGAAGCGCGTTCTCGAAGTTTGGCGGGCCTTCACAAAACGTGGTTTACGCCGATATCGATGGACATATCGGATATCAGGGCACCGGCAAAATTCCGGTGCGCGCGTCGGGGGACGGTATGTTGCCACAGTCCGGAGCCGATGCAGCCCATGATTGGACGGGATACGTACCCTTCGACCAGCTTCCGAGCGTGTACGATCCGCCATCCGGCATACTGGCGACCGCCAATGGGCGCATTACGCCTGACGGGTATCCACGTTTGCTGGCGAATGTCTGGTGGTCGCCTTATCGCACCTCTCGCATTTTTCATCTCCTGGAGCAAGGCCAGAAGTTCAAGCCGGCAGACATGCAGGCGATCCAGACCGATATCACTTCGGAACTTGAGCGTTTCTTCTCGGACCGGTTTGTGTATGCCGTCGACCATTCGAAGAATGCCTCGCAGCGCGTGCATCAGGCAGCAGAAATCATGCGCGGCTGGGATGGACGCATGGAGAAGAACAGTGCGGCAGCCACGATCGCATACTGGAGCCGGCGCAATCTGATGAGGGTGCTGCTCACTCCCAAAATGGGCGAGGACTTCGCCAACTACGACTGGGGCTTATCTGGGCCGGCGCTTGAAACCATCATCACCCACAAACTGCCGCGCTGGCTGCCACAGAGTTATGCGTCGTATGACGATGTGCTCGTGGCCGCGGTGCAAAAGACTGTTGATTCTGACAAAGCGCCTAAAGATTTGAAGACGTGGCAGTGGGGACATCAACTCCCGGTCGAAGTGCAACATCCCTTATTTGGATCCATTCCCGGGCTAAGCCGATTCAGCGGCACGGGGTCCCACCTTCAATCCGGCAGTGGCAGCACGGTGAAGCAAGTAGGAACCGATTTTGGTCCTTCAGAACGATTGACCGTGGATTTCTCGAATCTGGATCAATCAACGCTGAACATCGTGATTGGCCAGTCTGGGCATCTGTTAAGCCCGCATTACAAGGATCAGTTCCCGGCATGGTACGGGGGCTCGACTTATCAGTTGCCGTTTAGTGAAGCCGCTGTAAACGAAAACGCAGAGCATCGGCTCACCCTGCAGCCGAACCGCTAG
- a CDS encoding TolC family protein, with amino-acid sequence MRPAALRLSQFALFVLALSAYGQQTSSPPLPAPGIPRYLSLFEAEQLLAQRNLLLSASRSQLAASEAARRIAGFKPNPQLQLGMEQVPFQSPVPDSVPRFFATNGNAGANPVYTAQFSKLFERGGKREMRMRQADAQVGVASAQIDDTLRNQRFALRQAFGNALLARDNLRIAAEIDAQYAKTEDLTSVRVKAGDLPGIELYRLQAGRLQFQQAVIDAQSAYEQATRDLLNVLSGRSEDVLPAPARPVSTTEPVSDLLESAPLIVVGDFSDAPVSDGLNQLKNVARAERPDLKVARDNLQAAEYGVRLAQAQRSRDINVATEYQRVGDDDTLGIVTQIPLFLYNNGKVGVQQAQATRAVAEAQLHQLEVQADTDVEKAYQSYLAARRSVSLYSGENLKQIQKVRDIVDFSYQHGAATLLELLDAERTVRQATAAYNQARANYQLSIWQLDSAVGRDLQ; translated from the coding sequence ATGAGGCCTGCAGCCTTACGACTTTCTCAGTTTGCCTTATTCGTACTCGCGCTGTCCGCATATGGTCAGCAGACGAGTAGTCCACCTTTGCCTGCACCAGGCATTCCACGCTACCTGAGCCTGTTTGAAGCCGAGCAGCTTCTGGCACAGCGCAACCTGCTTCTTTCCGCCAGCCGCTCTCAACTTGCTGCGAGCGAGGCAGCGCGTCGGATCGCGGGCTTCAAACCCAATCCGCAGCTGCAACTTGGAATGGAGCAAGTTCCCTTTCAATCTCCAGTTCCTGACAGCGTTCCGAGATTCTTTGCCACCAACGGAAACGCAGGCGCCAATCCTGTTTACACAGCGCAGTTCAGCAAGTTGTTCGAGCGAGGCGGCAAGCGGGAGATGCGCATGCGTCAGGCGGACGCCCAGGTTGGCGTGGCGTCGGCCCAAATTGACGACACATTGCGCAACCAGCGGTTCGCTCTCCGTCAGGCGTTTGGCAATGCCTTGCTGGCGCGTGACAATCTGCGCATCGCCGCCGAGATAGATGCCCAATACGCAAAGACGGAAGACCTTACCTCTGTGCGAGTCAAAGCCGGGGACCTGCCCGGAATCGAACTCTATCGACTGCAGGCCGGACGACTGCAATTCCAACAAGCCGTAATCGACGCCCAAAGCGCTTACGAGCAAGCCACGCGAGACCTTCTCAATGTGTTGAGCGGGCGAAGTGAGGACGTCTTGCCGGCCCCCGCTCGGCCAGTCTCGACAACGGAACCTGTAAGCGATCTGCTTGAGTCCGCACCACTGATCGTGGTTGGTGACTTCTCTGACGCGCCTGTTTCCGATGGCCTCAACCAACTGAAAAACGTTGCGCGCGCAGAACGTCCGGATTTGAAGGTCGCAAGAGACAACCTGCAGGCTGCAGAATACGGCGTTCGTCTGGCACAGGCGCAGCGATCACGCGACATCAATGTGGCGACCGAATACCAACGGGTTGGCGATGACGACACGCTGGGCATTGTTACGCAAATTCCGTTGTTTCTCTACAACAACGGCAAAGTGGGTGTTCAGCAAGCCCAGGCAACGCGGGCTGTTGCAGAAGCACAACTCCATCAACTCGAAGTGCAAGCGGACACCGATGTTGAGAAGGCATACCAGTCATATTTAGCTGCGAGGCGGTCGGTCTCCCTTTATAGCGGCGAGAACTTGAAGCAGATACAGAAGGTTCGCGACATTGTCGATTTCAGCTATCAACACGGGGCGGCCACATTGCTGGAGCTTCTCGATGCCGAACGCACCGTCCGGCAGGCAACCGCCGCCTACAACCAGGCACGGGCGAATTACCAGTTAAGCATCTGGCAGCTCGACTCCGCTGTCGGAAGAGATTTGCAATGA
- a CDS encoding efflux RND transporter periplasmic adaptor subunit, protein MTVAIALAGWSGCHTQSKPRTEDPQQNPLRFATVSLQFVQNEVAIPAKVQADPQRLVHVFPPVSGRLLSLNVRPGDVVRQGQAIAIIESSDAASARSDYEKSRIEAARSHQAEQRAALLLQHEAMSEKDYEDIRAQAESAKADLARTEQRLRMLGLNTGSISDQVTVRSPRSGVVLEMGGANGELAKSLDNAASIATIADLRSVWIVGDVYEKDVALASRGMPAEVTFAALPGAKYSGTISNVSDVIDPTTRSLKIRVVLPNAAHKLKPEMFATIHLVGRKQSLMTVPTTAVLHEGNASFVLVKKAEGNYEKRTVTVVNSDSDKTEIASGLQPGEIVVTVGAELLRESGAGS, encoded by the coding sequence ATGACCGTCGCAATTGCATTGGCTGGCTGGTCCGGCTGCCACACCCAATCCAAGCCACGGACCGAGGACCCACAACAAAACCCCTTACGTTTTGCAACCGTCAGCCTGCAGTTCGTCCAAAACGAAGTCGCGATTCCAGCAAAGGTACAGGCTGACCCACAGCGCTTAGTGCACGTGTTTCCGCCTGTGAGCGGACGTTTGTTGTCATTGAACGTGCGTCCCGGCGATGTGGTGCGACAGGGACAGGCAATCGCGATCATTGAAAGCAGCGATGCTGCGAGTGCTCGCTCAGACTACGAAAAGTCCAGGATAGAAGCAGCGCGCTCACACCAGGCCGAACAGCGCGCTGCGTTGTTGCTCCAGCATGAGGCGATGTCCGAGAAGGATTACGAAGACATCAGAGCACAAGCGGAATCAGCCAAGGCTGACCTCGCGCGTACCGAGCAACGGCTGCGCATGCTCGGTCTGAACACGGGGAGTATTTCAGACCAGGTAACCGTCCGTTCCCCGCGCAGTGGAGTAGTTCTTGAGATGGGCGGCGCCAACGGTGAACTCGCGAAGTCGTTAGATAACGCAGCTTCTATCGCCACGATCGCAGACCTGAGGTCCGTGTGGATCGTGGGAGATGTGTACGAAAAAGACGTAGCGCTCGCGTCCCGCGGTATGCCGGCGGAAGTCACGTTCGCTGCCCTGCCCGGCGCGAAGTACAGCGGCACCATCTCCAATGTCTCAGATGTAATCGATCCAACCACGCGCTCGCTGAAAATCCGGGTGGTCTTGCCGAATGCAGCACACAAGCTAAAACCCGAGATGTTCGCGACTATTCATTTGGTCGGACGCAAACAAAGCCTCATGACCGTGCCCACCACAGCTGTGTTACACGAGGGCAACGCAAGTTTCGTACTGGTGAAGAAAGCAGAGGGCAACTACGAGAAACGGACGGTAACAGTAGTCAACTCCGACTCGGACAAAACCGAGATCGCCTCCGGTCTTCAACCAGGCGAGATCGTGGTGACGGTTGGCGCGGAGTTGCTGCGTGAATCCGGAGCGGGAAGCTAA
- a CDS encoding CusA/CzcA family heavy metal efflux RND transporter, producing MQSVVLALLRYRTLVLIGLAAWIALGIWGFVQLDIEAYPDPSPPLVEIITQNPAWSAEEMEQQITVPLETVLNGMPRLDYVRSISIFGLSDVKLYFDFKSDYFYDRQEVLDRLQTLTLPNGVQPQLSPWSPIGEISRYQLTGLKYRLNDLKATQDWLVRRELKQVPGVIDITTFGGTTKQYQAEVDPNKLLAMNVTLPQVVTAVSSSNANAGGNYMTLGSQSLNIRGIGLLHNLDDIQKIVITQRNGAPVLLRDVANVHEGYQQRLGRVGVDKDSDAVEGIVLLQRGEESLPALRALNRKIDQLNHGLLPAGMQIKRLYDRTRLIHVTTATVRHVVLTGLVLVIVLLLVMLGDIRLTLITALTIPVAILSAFGLMVLTGRSANLISIGAIDFGILVDSCIVVLEGIYRTLGARLEGESANKLIARATARASRPVLFATIIILVAFIPLFTMQGVPGKIFSPMSVTYGFALTGALIFALLFAPVLASFEGSRRPEQVHRETRVSNWLRERYDRCLMWTLRHARVVLVVAAAFLVISLIAFFFVGGEFMPALEEGNLWIRATLPQDISLEAASDLAQRFSAEIRSFPEVTQIIFQVGRPDDGTDVSGFNNVEISADLKPLGEWPHGVSKSSLIAQMEKRLAIYPGVDFNFSQNIQDNVEEAMSGVKGENSLKLFGDDFDALTQKANQLAKIMAQVRGVQDVGVFHVNGQPNLIISLDRSKAARYGILPADVNAAVQATIGGSPVTQIIEGDRRFDMTVRYLPQYRDSPESIRNILLPAPDGSRVPLAQVADVYLKQGAFQIYRENDKRYIPVKFSVRGRDLAGTIQELQSRIEYEVTLPQGYSYEWAGEFDSLRREQKRLSLIVPISLACILVLLFIQFHTWQDSLIVMAILPFAVTGGVWSLLLSRTSFSISAAVGFTSLIGVATLGAVVFLAGVRRAQLESGNERGLEEGCREEMRPVLMACMAAGLGLLPAAISSGIGAQAQQPLARVVVGGMLTTLLAVLFVLPLFARRQRGSQRDQMPSTPEPEELRV from the coding sequence ATGCAGAGTGTCGTCCTGGCTCTTCTGCGTTATCGGACTCTTGTCCTGATCGGGCTGGCTGCGTGGATCGCCCTGGGTATCTGGGGATTTGTACAACTAGATATTGAGGCGTATCCGGATCCGTCGCCGCCATTGGTGGAGATCATCACGCAGAACCCCGCCTGGTCAGCCGAAGAGATGGAGCAGCAAATCACGGTGCCGCTGGAGACGGTGCTCAACGGAATGCCTCGCCTCGACTACGTGCGCTCTATCAGCATCTTCGGACTCAGCGACGTAAAGCTCTATTTCGATTTCAAGAGCGATTACTTCTACGACCGCCAGGAAGTTCTTGATCGGCTTCAGACGCTCACATTACCGAATGGAGTCCAGCCACAACTCTCTCCGTGGTCGCCGATCGGTGAAATCAGCCGTTATCAGCTCACTGGCCTTAAGTACCGTCTGAACGACTTGAAGGCTACGCAAGATTGGCTAGTCCGCCGCGAGCTGAAGCAGGTGCCGGGCGTGATCGACATCACCACATTCGGCGGCACGACAAAGCAGTATCAGGCAGAAGTGGATCCCAACAAGCTCCTTGCGATGAATGTCACGCTTCCCCAGGTAGTAACAGCGGTGAGTTCAAGCAATGCAAATGCCGGCGGAAACTATATGACCCTCGGCAGCCAGAGCTTGAACATTCGCGGCATCGGACTACTCCACAACCTTGATGACATCCAGAAGATCGTAATCACTCAGCGCAACGGCGCCCCGGTACTGCTGAGAGACGTCGCGAATGTTCATGAGGGCTATCAGCAGCGGCTGGGAAGAGTTGGAGTAGACAAGGACAGCGACGCCGTGGAAGGGATCGTATTACTGCAGCGCGGTGAGGAATCATTACCTGCGCTGCGAGCACTGAATCGAAAAATAGATCAGCTCAATCACGGGCTGCTTCCAGCCGGCATGCAGATAAAGCGGCTCTACGACCGCACGCGACTGATTCATGTAACCACGGCTACAGTGCGCCACGTCGTGCTCACCGGACTGGTCCTGGTCATCGTGCTCCTCCTGGTCATGCTTGGGGACATCCGTCTAACGCTGATTACCGCGTTAACGATTCCGGTCGCAATCCTTTCCGCATTCGGCTTGATGGTACTTACAGGCCGCTCTGCAAATTTGATCTCGATAGGCGCGATTGATTTCGGTATTCTCGTCGATTCCTGCATTGTGGTCCTCGAGGGAATCTACCGCACGTTAGGCGCGCGCCTGGAAGGTGAATCCGCCAACAAGCTGATCGCTCGCGCCACGGCACGGGCATCGCGCCCGGTACTGTTCGCAACCATCATTATTCTCGTCGCGTTCATCCCCCTGTTCACCATGCAAGGAGTGCCGGGAAAGATTTTCTCGCCGATGTCGGTAACCTACGGCTTTGCTCTCACGGGAGCACTGATTTTCGCGCTACTATTTGCTCCTGTATTGGCGTCGTTCGAAGGCAGCCGGCGACCCGAACAGGTGCATCGGGAGACGCGCGTCAGCAATTGGTTACGCGAACGCTACGACCGATGTCTGATGTGGACGCTGCGGCATGCTCGTGTAGTACTTGTAGTCGCGGCGGCCTTTCTGGTGATATCACTCATTGCCTTCTTTTTTGTTGGTGGTGAGTTCATGCCGGCATTGGAAGAAGGTAACTTGTGGATTCGCGCAACCCTTCCACAGGATATTTCTCTGGAAGCAGCCTCCGACCTCGCTCAACGCTTCAGCGCTGAGATTCGCAGTTTTCCTGAAGTGACACAGATAATTTTTCAAGTGGGAAGGCCCGATGATGGAACTGACGTAAGCGGCTTCAACAACGTTGAGATCTCTGCCGATCTCAAACCTTTAGGCGAGTGGCCGCACGGAGTGTCCAAGTCGAGCCTGATTGCGCAAATGGAGAAGCGGCTAGCGATCTATCCAGGCGTTGACTTCAACTTCTCCCAAAACATTCAAGATAACGTTGAAGAAGCAATGTCAGGGGTGAAGGGTGAGAACTCGCTCAAGCTGTTCGGCGACGACTTTGATGCGCTCACACAAAAGGCGAACCAACTGGCGAAGATCATGGCGCAGGTTCGTGGAGTGCAGGATGTCGGCGTGTTCCACGTAAATGGCCAACCCAACCTCATCATCTCCCTGGACCGGAGTAAGGCAGCCCGTTATGGCATCCTGCCCGCGGACGTAAATGCCGCTGTGCAAGCGACGATTGGAGGCAGTCCGGTAACGCAAATCATCGAGGGCGACCGCCGCTTCGACATGACAGTGCGCTACTTGCCTCAGTATCGCGACTCACCTGAATCGATCCGAAATATCCTGCTGCCTGCGCCCGATGGCTCGCGAGTTCCCCTTGCTCAGGTTGCGGACGTCTACCTGAAACAGGGTGCGTTCCAGATTTATCGCGAAAACGACAAACGTTATATTCCCGTGAAGTTCAGCGTGCGTGGTCGCGATCTCGCGGGTACCATTCAGGAACTCCAAAGCCGCATCGAGTACGAGGTAACCCTGCCTCAGGGCTATTCCTACGAATGGGCAGGAGAATTCGATAGCCTTCGCCGCGAGCAGAAGCGACTCAGTCTGATCGTCCCCATCAGCCTGGCCTGCATCCTCGTCTTACTTTTCATTCAGTTTCACACCTGGCAGGACTCACTCATCGTAATGGCGATCCTTCCCTTCGCTGTCACCGGGGGAGTATGGTCACTCCTGCTATCTCGCACTTCTTTCAGCATCTCCGCCGCCGTGGGATTTACCTCGCTTATTGGAGTCGCAACTCTTGGTGCGGTGGTGTTTCTCGCTGGAGTACGCAGGGCACAACTCGAGTCAGGCAACGAGCGCGGGCTTGAGGAAGGTTGCCGCGAAGAGATGCGACCAGTGCTCATGGCCTGCATGGCAGCCGGTCTGGGATTGCTGCCTGCCGCGATCTCGTCCGGAATCGGAGCCCAGGCACAACAACCACTTGCCCGCGTCGTGGTTGGTGGAATGCTCACTACGCTACTCGCAGTACTGTTCGTCCTTCCGTTGTTTGCGAGGCGCCAGCGAGGCTCACAACGCGATCAAATGCCATCCACCCCGGAACCAGAAGAGCTGCGCGTCTAA
- a CDS encoding TolC family protein, translating to MKGSGSISQGIRAGRCIAVLLVVMAEASTTYAQLGQEAPRPVTAAGTVQTAPPSVLLSPAPTATSGTSADPFSGSVISGKATDEVISVSLRDAINRGLKANLGALLTEQGITGARAQRWRALQSMLPDVTARVGESVQQINLAAQGIRFPGVPAIIGPFSNFDARAFLTTNAGLTQYESIRSSVENLRASQFSYRNALELVVFSVSNAYLQVLTAGANVVNAQAQVRTARAILDQAKQMHQAGVSAKIDELRATVELQARQQDLIVAKNNLDKSRITLARTIGLPLEQKYELADALQFIPAPPMTQEEALHRAHQGRFDYRQAQAQVRAAELSERAARFERLPILSFSGNYGDIGISPGSSHGTFVAAGGIQVPIFEEGRIRGDVYQAQGNLKQSKDLLADLEGRINAEIRTAFLDINATSEQVQLADSTVKLAEEELAEARERFAAGVTDNLEVVQAQGSLVNAQNQYVSSLYVHNLAKLTLARVVGEARQNAATYLGGK from the coding sequence ATGAAAGGGTCTGGTTCTATTTCGCAAGGCATTAGAGCCGGCCGCTGCATCGCCGTCTTGTTAGTCGTCATGGCTGAGGCGAGCACGACTTATGCCCAGCTTGGTCAGGAGGCGCCTCGACCGGTCACGGCCGCAGGTACCGTTCAAACTGCCCCTCCTTCAGTGCTCCTGTCCCCTGCGCCTACTGCAACCTCTGGGACCTCTGCGGATCCGTTCAGCGGGAGTGTCATATCTGGAAAAGCCACCGACGAGGTAATTTCGGTATCGCTCAGAGACGCCATTAATCGAGGACTTAAGGCAAATTTGGGGGCGTTGTTGACGGAACAAGGGATTACCGGCGCACGTGCTCAGCGCTGGCGCGCGTTGCAAAGCATGTTGCCGGATGTGACTGCGCGAGTTGGCGAGAGCGTCCAGCAGATCAACCTTGCCGCACAGGGAATCAGATTCCCAGGCGTACCGGCGATTATCGGTCCCTTCTCGAACTTCGATGCTCGTGCATTTCTCACTACTAATGCTGGCCTCACTCAGTACGAGAGCATCCGTTCTTCAGTTGAGAATCTAAGGGCATCACAGTTCTCCTATCGCAATGCCTTGGAACTAGTTGTGTTTTCTGTCAGCAATGCCTACTTGCAAGTGCTCACCGCGGGCGCAAACGTGGTCAATGCGCAGGCGCAAGTGCGAACCGCACGAGCGATCTTAGATCAGGCCAAACAAATGCATCAGGCAGGCGTAAGCGCCAAAATCGATGAGTTGAGAGCAACGGTCGAGTTGCAAGCACGACAACAGGATCTGATTGTTGCTAAGAATAATCTCGATAAATCCAGAATTACCCTGGCACGAACGATTGGACTGCCTTTGGAACAGAAATATGAGCTAGCTGATGCCTTGCAATTCATTCCTGCGCCACCTATGACTCAGGAGGAGGCGCTGCATCGCGCGCACCAAGGCCGCTTTGACTATCGTCAGGCGCAGGCGCAAGTGCGCGCAGCCGAGTTGTCGGAACGCGCCGCACGCTTCGAGCGGCTTCCAATTCTCTCCTTTAGCGGAAACTACGGTGACATAGGCATTAGCCCGGGCAGCTCGCACGGCACCTTTGTTGCCGCTGGAGGTATTCAGGTTCCAATATTCGAAGAAGGGCGCATTCGCGGAGACGTTTACCAGGCGCAGGGGAACTTGAAGCAAAGTAAAGACCTGCTGGCCGATCTCGAGGGTCGTATCAACGCAGAGATCCGGACTGCATTCCTGGACATAAACGCTACGTCGGAGCAGGTGCAGCTCGCCGACTCTACCGTGAAGTTGGCAGAGGAAGAGCTTGCAGAAGCGCGCGAGCGGTTCGCCGCAGGCGTGACCGATAATCTCGAAGTCGTCCAGGCACAAGGCTCTTTGGTGAACGCGCAAAATCAGTATGTCTCCAGCCTCTATGTTCACAATTTGGCGAAGCTGACATTGGCTCGGGTTGTAGGCGAAGCCCGGCAGAACGCGGCAACCTATCTTGGAGGAAAGTAA